A single window of Colletes latitarsis isolate SP2378_abdomen chromosome 6, iyColLati1, whole genome shotgun sequence DNA harbors:
- the LOC143342937 gene encoding uncharacterized protein LOC143342937 isoform X1, which produces MTKLASAIFAVVSLIGVASAGGGGHGGHDHVVIHVPYKIKTIHHTHTITKHIHHGGGGGDKYEVLGYTVGHPIDLGHGGGLGGGGDFGGGGHDFGGGGGGGDYGGGHIEYSGGGGGGGGGGGHIEYSSGGGGGGGGYGGDIGGGHGGFSGGGGGGGYGGGSFSSGGGYGGGGGYGGGGGFESGGHEGWGGH; this is translated from the exons ATGACCAAGCTCGCG TCGGCCATCTTTGCGGTAGTGTCGCTGATCGGTGTGGCTTCTGCTGGAGGTGGTGGCCACGGTGGACA CGACCACGTGGTGATCCACGTTCCCTACAAGATCAAGACGATCCATCACACGCACACGATCACCAAGCACATTCACCACGGAGGCGGGGGTGGTGACAAGTACGAAGTGCTTGGATACACCGTGGGCCATCCGATCGATCTCGGCCACGGCGGTGGTTTAGGAGGCGGCGGTGACTTTGGCGGCGGTGGTCACGATTTCGGtggcggtggcggcggcggtGACTACGGCGGTGGTCACATCGAGTACAGTGGTggcggcggtggcggtggcggtggcggtggTCACATCGAGTACAGTAGcggtggcggtggcggtggcggtggcTACGGTGGGGACATAGGAGGGGGACACGGTGGATtcagcggcggcggcggcggcggtggttACGGGGGAGGCAGCTTTAGCAGTGGCGGTGGATACGGTGGGGGCGGTGGATACGGTGGAGGCGGTGGCTTCGAAAGCGGTGGCCACGAAGGCTGGGGAGGTCACTGA
- the LOC143342937 gene encoding uncharacterized protein LOC143342937 isoform X2 — MTKLASAIFAVVSLIGVASAGGGGHGGHDHVVIHVPYKIKTIHHTHTITKHIHHGGGGGDKYEVLGYTVGHPIDLGHGGGLGGGGDFGGGGHDFGGGGGGGDYGGGHIDSGGGGGGGGYGGDIGGGHGGFSGGGGGGGYGGGSFSSGGGYGGGGGYGGGGGFESGGHEGWGGH; from the exons ATGACCAAGCTCGCG TCGGCCATCTTTGCGGTAGTGTCGCTGATCGGTGTGGCTTCTGCTGGAGGTGGTGGCCACGGTGGACA CGACCACGTGGTGATCCACGTTCCCTACAAGATCAAGACGATCCATCACACGCACACGATCACCAAGCACATTCACCACGGAGGCGGGGGTGGTGACAAGTACGAAGTGCTTGGATACACCGTGGGCCATCCGATCGATCTCGGCCACGGCGGTGGTTTAGGAGGCGGCGGTGACTTTGGCGGCGGTGGTCACGATTTCGGtggcggtggcggcggcggtGACTACGGCGGTGGTCACATCGA TAGcggtggcggtggcggtggcggtggcTACGGTGGGGACATAGGAGGGGGACACGGTGGATtcagcggcggcggcggcggcggtggttACGGGGGAGGCAGCTTTAGCAGTGGCGGTGGATACGGTGGGGGCGGTGGATACGGTGGAGGCGGTGGCTTCGAAAGCGGTGGCCACGAAGGCTGGGGAGGTCACTGA